The Solicola gregarius DNA window ATCGCCTCGATCCGCCCGTCGGTGACGAGCACGCGGCGGTCGGGCACGAGCGTCTCGTTGGCGACGTCGCACACGGTGGCATCGGTGACGAGGAGGCGGTCGGGCATGGGGTGTTCTCCTAGACGCGGGCGCGTTGACGGTGGCTCCGGGCCGTTCGCACGACAGACTGTCACTGCACCCAATGCGAAGTCAATGTTCATTGCGTATGCTGCGTGTACGCACTACTTGTTGCGAGGGATGATCGTGGCTCGACTACCGGACTGGGCGCGCGAGCGGCTCGAGGGGGGACGCGTCGGTCCCGGTGCTGCGCGGGTCATCGAGATCCTCGAGCTGCAGCCGCAGCTCGCGTCGTACGCCTCCACCGCGGAGATCGCGGAGCGCGCGGGCGTCAACATCGCGACGGTCGTACGCACGGCGCAGGCCCTCGGCTTCAGCGGGTGGTCCGAGCTGCGGCAGGAGATCCGCAGCCGGTACCTCGCGTCGCTCTCGGCCGTTCAGGTGCTGAGCGAACATCAGGCTCCGGGCGCCAGCCGCACGCGCGACGCCGTACGTCAGGACCTCGCGAACCTCGAGGCGCTCGCGAACACGATCGACCAGCAACAGATCTCGACCATTGCGCAGGTGATCGCCGACGCGGACCGCACGGTCGTGATCGGCAGCGGCAGCTTCATCTCGCCGGGGCTCCAGTTGTCGCACGGAGGCCAGACGATGGGCCTCGATGTCCGGTTCGGACGTGGCGGTGGGACCACCCTGTTCAACGAGGTCAGCCTGTTGGGGCAAGGCGATGTCGTTGTCGCGTTCAGCTTCTGGTGGCTGGCGAAGGAGGTACTCGAGGCGGCGCGCGTGGCGGCCGACGCGGGTGCGACCGTCATCCTGCTCACCGACCGGCGATCGACGCGGTTCAGCGAGCTCGCCGATCACGCGTTGATCGTGCCGAGTGAGGGTGCCGGGACGTTCCCGTCGATGACGGGCGCGATGACCGTCATCAACTGCGTGCTCGCGGAGATCGCCGAGTACGCGGAGCCACGTGTGCGCGAGGCGATCGTCCGCGCCGAGGCCGTCTGGCGGGCCAACGACCTGTTCGACTGAACGCCTCGGCGGTTCGTCTCAGGATCAGAGACTCTACGCAACGTTCATTGACGTATCGCTCACGAAGCAGCAAGCATTGCGTACCACATCGGGGGTGACCCACCGGAGGCACGAATGCAGACGGTCCACATCTCCATCCTGATCGCGTACCTGGCCGTCATGGTGGCCGTCGGCGCCTGGTTCAGCAGACGCCGGCACGTCAGCTCGGGCGACGACTTCATGTTCGCGGGGCGGTCGCTGCCCAAGCCGGTGCTGATCGGTACGTTGCTCGCCACCTGGGTGGGGTCCGGCACGATCATCGGCGGGGCCAACTTCGCGTACACGTACGGCCCGCTCGCGTCGATCTTCTTCCTGGCCGGTACGCCGATGGGGATCCTGGCGCTCTACTACGTGTCGCGCAAGGTGCGCTCGGCGTCGCGGTACACGGTGCCCGAGCTGCTCGAGGCGCGGTTCGGGCTTGCGGCGCGGATGATCGCCGCGGGGATCACGCTGCTCGCGTACACCGGCATCGTCGCGTACCAGTTCACCGGCGGCGGCTACATCATCAGCATGATCACGTCGCTCTCCACGGGAGAAGGCACGCTGCTCGTCGCCGCTCTCGTCACGTTCCTCGCGATCGGCGGCGGCCTGTTCTCGGTTGCGTGGACCGACTTCCTCTCGGCACTGGTCATCGTGTTCGGGCTCGTCGTCGCGATCCCGTTGGTCATCGGAGACGATGTCGGGGGCTTCGGCGCGTACTGGAACGACCTCCCGGAGACCTCGACGACCTGGTCCGGTGGGCTCAGCGGTCTGGAGCTGCTCGGGTACTTCCTGCCGCTGTTCCTGCTCATTCTCGCCGACCAGAACATGTACCAGCGGCTCACCGCCGCGCAGGACGAGGGCACCGCCCGCAGCTCGACCGCGGGGTTCTTCTTCAGCAGCTTCCTGGTCACGGTGCCGGTTGCGCTGCTCGGGTCGGCCGCGGTGATCCTGATGCCGAACATCAATCCCGACACGGCGATCCTGTCACTGGCCTCGGAGCACTACCTGCCGGCGGTGATCGGTGGCCTGGTGCTCGCGGGTGCGCTTGCGTTCATCGTCACGACCGGGTCGTCGTTCCTGCTCTCGGGCGCGAGCAACGTGGTGTACGACGGGTTCGCGCGGTTCTCGAAGACGGAGCTCCCGGACGCGAGCCGGTTGCGCATCCACCGGGTCACGGTGCTGGCGATCGCCGCGACCGCGTACGTACTCGGCAAGTTCTTCCCATCGGTGCTCGAGCTGCAGCTGTACTCGTACACCGTCTACGGCGTCGCGTTGGCGCCGCCGGTGCTGGCCGTGCTGCTGTGGAAGCGCGCGACGCGTGCGGGCGCCCTCACCTGCATGATTCTCGGCACCGTCGTGACGATCACCTGGGAGGAGCTCGACCAGCCGCTCGACGTCAACTCCGTGCTGATCTCGCTTCCGGTCGCGCTCGTCTCCCTGGTCGGCGTCAGCCTGCTCACCAAGCCGTCCGACCCGCTGGAGGCGTCGGTCGAAGACTCCGCACCGGGAGCGAGATCGTGAACCTCGCCGACTACGACGCCCTCAGCTTCGACTGCTACGGCACGTTGATCGACTGGGAGGCCGGCATGGGCGCCGTGCTCGACGCGTGGGCGCGCGATGTCGAGGTCGAGCTCGACCGTGAGTCGCTGCTCACCGCGTACGCCGACCACGAGGCGAGGACCCTCCGTGAGTCGCCGGCGATGCTCTACCCGACGGCGTTGGCGACGAGCATGCGGGCGCTCGGCAGCGAGCTCGGCGCCCCGGTTTCGGACACGTGGGCGGCAAGGTTCGGTGCGTCGGTGCCCGACTGGCCGGCCTTCCCCGACTCACATGATGCGCTCGTACGACTGGGTGAGCGGTTCTCGCTGATCATCTTGTCGAACGTCGACCGAGCCGGCTTCGAGGGCTCGCGTCGGCGGCTCGACGTCATTTTCGATCACGTGATCACGGCGCAGGACGTCGGCTCGTACAAGCCATCGCCGCGCAACTTCGACGCGCTCGAGCAGTTGCGCGTACGCGAGGGCATCGGCGAGGGGCGGTTGCTGCACGTCGCGCAGAGCCTGTTCCACGACCACGTTCCGGTCAAGCGGATCGGACTGTCGTCGGTGTGGATCAACCGACGCCACGACCGGCCGGGCTGGGGTGCGACGCCCGACCCGGACGCGGAGGCGCATCCGGACTGGGAGTTCCCGAGCATGGCGGCGTTCGTGGACGCCGTCGACGAGGCGGCGGCCAACAAATAGACATTTGTTACGCCAGGGCATGACAAATGTCTATTTGTCGGGTCAGTCGACGACGCCGTAGAGCCGGTCGCCCGCGTCGCCGAGGCCGGGCACGATATAGCCGACCTCGTTGAGCTTGTCGTCGAGGGCGGCGGTGACCAGGGTGACCGGGACGTTGATGCCGCCGAGGTCGGTCTCGACCCGGGCGATGCCCTCGGGCGCCGCGAGCAGGCAGACGGCGGTGATGTCGTTGGCCCCGCGCTCGACCAGGAAGTCGATCGCTGCCGACAGCGTGCCGCCGGTCGCGAGCATCGGGTCGAGCAGGTAGCACTGGCGGCCTGCCAGATCGTCGGGCAGGCGCTCGGCGTACGTCGACGCCTCCAGCGTCTCCTCGTTGCGGATCATCCCGAGGAAGCCGACCTCCGCCGTCGGGAGCAGCCGCTGCATGCCCTCGAGCATGCCGAGTCCGGCGCGCAGGATCGGTACGACGAGCGGCTTCGGGCTGGACAGCCGGACACCGTCGGCCGGTGAGACGGGAGTCTCGACGCGTACCGGCTCGGTGCGCACGTCACGCGTGGCCTCGTACGCGAGCAGGGTGACGAGCTCCTCGGTCAGACGGCGAAACGTCGGGGAGTCGGTGTTGATGTCGCGCAACGCGGTCAGCTTGTGCGAGATCAACGGGTGGTCGGCGACATGGATGCGCATGCGCGAAGACTACTTGGAAATGTACTACCAACCTGCTTCCCGGTCTGTCACGATCTAGGCGTGGGCCCAACGGGCCCGGGTAATCACGGAGGATCGCATGGCCGACGACTCGGTCGACTTCGCCGTCGTCGCGTACCGCGAAGAGGGCATCTGGCAGCTAGCGACGCTGCCGCGGGCCGTTGGCGAAGACATCGACGATCTGATCACCGCGCTCCGTCCCTGGCCCGGTGACGCCGGCGTGCTCGGCCTCGTCTCGGTCGACGAAGACTTCTTCGTGCTGGTACGCGTGGCCGGTGACGACGTACGCGTGTTCCTGAGCGACGTCACGGCGGTGACAGAGTGGCCGCTCGCGAGCAGTATCGCCGAGTACCTCGACCTGCCCGATCCCGATGACGACGAGGAACCCCAGCCCGCCGGCGACTCCGACGTGGTCCAGGAGTTCGGCATGACCGCGGTCGATCTCGCCGTGCTGTGCGACGACGACGAGCTCTATCCCGACGAGATGCTGTCCGACGTCGCCGAGCGGCTCGGGTTCGGTGCGCAGCTCGCGTCGATCGTCGAGGCCGCCAAGGCATGAGTGGCGCCGCCTGGGCCGATCCGATGCGTGCCGCGCTCGATGAGGCCGCCGCAGCGCGCGCGTCGGCGGACGTACCCGTCGGTGCGGTTGTGGTCGACGCGGCAGGAGACGTCATCGGGCGCGGACGCAACACCCGTGAGCGTGACCACGATCCGTTCGGGCATGCGGAGATGGTCGCCCTGCGCGACGCCGCGGCCGCCGCGCACACCTGGCGGATGGACGACTTCACACTGGTCGTGACGCTCGAGCCCTGCACGATGTGCGCGGGCGCGCTGGTCTCCGCGCGGGTCGGCCGCCTGGTGTTCGGTGCCTTCGACCCGAAGGCGGGTGCGGTCGGCTCGTTGTGGGACGTCGTCCGCGACCGCCGGCTCAACCATCGTCCGGAGGTCATCTCCGGGGTGCTCGCGGACGAGTCCGGCGACCTTCTGCGTGACTTCTTCGCGCAGCGGCGTACGGACTGACCGCGCTCGTCCGTTTACCATGTAAACATGGTAAACGTACGCGTTGCACAGCGAATTCACCACGCAAGGCGGACCGATTCCGTGCAGAGTGCGCGCCCTCGGGTACGGCGGCCGGCCGGAGCCGAGATGCGATCGCCGTAAGCGATCTAGTACTCTCGTCGGCGGTAGCGTGTCCGAGCGGCCTAAGGAGCACGCCTCGAAAGCGTGTGAGGGGTAACCCCCCTCCGTGGGTTCAAATCCCACCGCTACCGCGCTATCGATCCGGTGGCACGCCCGAGTGAAGCGAGTGGTGTGCCACCGGATCCATAATTTGGGTACCGCGGGATTTGGGAGGAGGCTCGCGAGGGACGAGCGAGCCGACGGTTCCCACCGCTACCGCGCATGGGCAAGGTGGCGCATCCGAGCCGATGATGCGCCACCTTGTCTCTATGTATCTGGCGTCCGGTGATTCGAGCCCGGGGACGGCCTCAGTAGTCCGTCTCGGCCATGTCCTCCGCGCGGCGCGCGCTCATCAGCGACCAGGTGTCGACGCGGGCAGTGGCGTCGGTGAGCGACAGCTCGGACGTACGCTGCAGCAGGGTGACGGCCTCGGCCTTGCGACCCTCGTCGACCATGCGGTGCACCTCGAGCATCGCTTCCTCGGTGTGCGGTTCCAGCCGTGACGCGGGGCGGCGTCGCCGTCGTTCGACGCGCTCGATGACGTTGCCCGACGCGTTCGGTTCTTGGCGAGAACTGCGTCGTGTCGTGACGATGACGTACGTGAGCCCGAGTGCGATACCTACGAGAATTGCGAATGCCCAGCTTGGAAACACCGGGCCGACTTTACCCGAAATTCACCGTCTGACCAGCGGCGATGTGGATTCGGGCCGGACCGTTACCGTATGTGATCGTCGGGCCGGTTCGCGGCGCTGGATGTGCACGGAGCGTGCGGACCGCGTTTCGCTCGTCGGTTCGCCATGAGGTATGCGAACATGTGTTCGTGAGCGAGGATGCGATCCTGCATGCCGACCTCGACGCCTTCTACGCATCGGTCGAGCAGCGCGACGATCCGGCCCTGCGTGGCAGGCCGGTCATCGTCGGCGGTGGCGTGGTCCTCGCCGCGAGCTACGAGGCGAAGGCGCGCGGGGTGCAGACGGCGATGGGCGGCCGCCAGGCACTGCGCCTCTGCCCGGACGCGATCGTGGTCGGGCCGCGGATGTCGGCGTACGTCGAGGCGAGTCGCGCCGTGTTCGACGTCTTCGAGAACACCAGCCCGTTGGTCGAGGGCCTCTCGATCGACGAGGCGTTCCTCGACGTCGGGGGGTTGCGCCGGCTGCGGGGGTCGCCCGAGCACATCGCGCACAACCTGCGCCGCGACGTACGCCGCGAGGTCGGGCTGCCGATCTCCGTTGGCGTTGCGGGTACGAAGTTCCTGGCCAAGGTGGCGAGCGCCGTCTCCAAACCCGACGGGCTGCTTGTCGTGCCCTCCGGCGGCGAGCTCGACTTCCTGTATCCGCTGCCGATAGAGCGGCTCTGGGGAGTCGGCCGGGTCACGTCCGCCCGGCTGCGGTCGCGCGGCGTCCGCACGGTCGCCGACCTCGCGGCGCTCGACGAGGACGTCTTGGCCCGACTCGTCGGTCGCGGTGCCGGGCGACACCTGCATGCCGTCTCGCACAACCGCGACCCCCGTCAGGTGGAGGTGGGGCACCGACGCGGATCGGTCGGTGCCCAACACAGCCTGGGCCGATCGGAACCGACCGCCGACGATCTCGACGCCGTCCTGCTCGCCCTGGTCGACCGCGTGTGCCGTCGCCTCCGCAAGGGCGAGCGCACGGCGCGTACTGTCACGCTCCGCCTGCGCTTCGACGACTACACGCGTGCGACGCGGTCGCACACGATGCCGGCGCCAACCGACCGTACGGACGTCGTTGTAGCGGCGGCACGGTCGCTGCTCCACCTGGCCCGACACATCATCGAGTGCAGCGGCATCACCCTGCTCGGCGTCGCCGTCTCCGGGCTCGCCAACGGGCCGCCACAGCTGGAGCTGCCGCTCGAGCGGGTTCCACCCCGTGAGCTCGACGGCGCGGTCGACGCCGTACGCCGACGGTTCGGTACGTCGGCGCTCAATCGTGCGGTCCAGCTGGGTCGGCGCGATCCGCTCGAGGTGCCGCTGCTTCCGGACTAGGAGAACGCGGAGTCGTAGCCAGGAACAACCCGGCGGCGACGGCCGCGACCGCGGCGAGTACGACGAACGACCGCGCCTGGCTACCGGTCAGCTCGGCGAGTGCGGCGCCGGCGAACGGGGCGATCGCGGAGGCGATCAGCATCGGTGCGGTCAGGATCCCGTTCAGGGAGCCGAAGTTCGCAGTGCCCCAGCGGTCACTGATGGCCGTCGCCTGCACGAGTGTGTACGTCCCGCGGCCGACGCCGACCGCGACCGAGGCGGCGACGAGGGCGGCGAGCGGCCCGGAGACGGCCGCGAGCGTGCCGGTGCTCGCGGCGACGACGCCGATGATGATCGCGCCTCGTACGGTGTAGCTCGTGACGGCCGCGAAGCGCGCGTACCCGAGCCGGCCGCACACCTGACCGATTCCTCCGAGGCCGAGGGCGATCGCGCCTTGGCCGGCGCTGTAACCGTGCTCGATGAACAGCGGCACCAGGTTGATCACGACCGCGTACACGCTGAACGCGGTCATGCTCATCGCAACCGCGAGGATGATGAAGGTCGGCGAGCGCACGGTTGCCCCGATCCGGGATCGTCCGCCTCGTGGCTGGGTGTCGCCGGTCTGCTCGCGGCGCCATGGCCGGCGTAGCCCGTACCAGTGTGCCGGGATCGTCACGGCCGCGAACCCGACGATGAGGACGACGTACGTCGTACGCCACTCGAGGTGCGAGGTGGTGAAGGCGGTGAGCGGTGCGAAGACCGTGCTCGCCAGCCCGGCCACGAGCGTCAGCGCCGTGAGCGCCTGTACGCGCCGGCTGCCACCCCAATGGGTGAGCGCCGCGAACGCCGGCGGGTAGAGAACCGCCGACATCGCCATGCCCGCGATGATCCAGCCGATCACGAATGCTGCGTACGTCGGCGACCAGGCGATCACCAGGACGGCCGGAACGGCGAGCACCGACCCGGCCGTCATGATCGCCCGCGGTCCGAATCGGTCGATGTGCCGGCCGACGACGATGCCGACGACCCCGGAGGTGACCTGGCCCGCCGAGAACGCGGCGGTCACGGCGATGGTCGACCAGCCGGTGTCGCTTGCGATCTCCGTCGCGAGCACCGGGAACGCGTAGTACAGCACTCCGAAGCCGGTGATCTGGGTGACGCACAGAACTGCGACGACCCGGCGCAACGCACCGGGCTCGAGGGCGCCCGTGTGCGTCGCCGACTCCGTATCGCTCACCCTCGTATGGTGCCCCCGATGGTCAGCACCTCGTCGGTCGCGGTGCCGCAGCAGCCGCCCGACGCCGCCGACTCGTCCTCGTCGAACAGGCCGGCGCCGCCGCAGACGCCTGTGTCCGGGAGGGTCAGCTCGACGCGTTCGGCCGCCTCGTGATCGCCCGCGATCTCCGCGACGACGGAGCGCACCTGCTCGTACCCGGTCATCGCGAGGAACGAGGGTGCTCTGCCGTAGCTCTTCATGCCCACCAGGTAGAAGCCGGCATCGGGTTGCGCCAGCTCCTTCGCACCGTGCGGGTAGACCGTGCCGCAGGAGTGGATGTTGGGGTCGATCAAGGGCGCGAGTGCCTTGGGCGAGTGGAGCACCGGGTCGAGATCGAGCCGGATCTCGGACAGGTACGACAGGTCTGGCCGCATGCCCGTGACGGCGACGATCTCGTCGACGCGCTCGACCCGCTGCCCGTCGAACGACTCGATGTCGACCTGCTCGCCGTGCGGGACCAGTGCCCTCGCGCGGAACCCGGTGGACGTACGCACGTGGCCGGCGTTGACGGCCTGCTGTGCGCGTCGCCCGAGCGCGCCACGCTCGACCAGCTGGTCGTTGTCGCCGCCGCCGAATGCATTGGTGGCGCTGCCGCGGCGGACGAGCCAGCTGACCCGGGTGCCGGGTGCCTCATCGGCCAGCTCGCCGAGCGCGACGAGCGCGGTCATGGCCGACGCGCCCGTGCCGGCGACCGCGATGTGCTTGCCGGCATACCGATCGCGCGTCGACGGGTCGCGCAGGTCGGGTACGCGATACGTCACCCGCGCGGCGGACTCGCCGAGCGCCGGCAGGCCATCACCGCCGAGTGGGTTCGGCCGCGACCACGTGCCCGAAGCGTCGAGTACGGCGCTCGCCTCGATTCGTTCCTCGCCGTCGCGTCCGTTCACGTGCACGACGAACGAGGCGCCGTCGCGTCCGGAGTCGACGAGGCGGTCGCGCCCGCTCCGCGCTACGCCGGTGACCCGGGCGCCGTAGTGTACGACCGGGTCGAGAGCGTCGGCGAGCGGTTGGAGGTAGCCGTCGACCCAGTCGCCTCCGGTGGGATAGCGGTCGCCGTCCGGGGTCTGCCAACCGGATGCGTCGAGCAACGCGGCGGCCGACGGGTCGATCAGCTCGCGCCATGGCGAGAAGAGCCGGACGTGCGCCCAGTCGCGGACCGCCGTGCCGGCGCTCGGGCCTGCCTCGAGTACGACCGCGGCGCGGCCTCGGGTGCGCAGGTGGGCGGCCGCGGCCAGCCCGGTCGGGCCGGCCCCGATCACCGCGACGGGAAGGTCGGACATGGGATGCTCCTTACATCGGTGTTCGTCGATAAAGGGACTCTATCGACGGGCGTCGATCTATGCAACCATCGATCCACGTCGATATACTCGCCTCGTGACCACAAGCCAGACCACTGCCATGTCCGTCGACGATGCGCGTACCTACGCCGACTGGTTCGCCTGCATCGGTGATCCCACCCGGGTGCGGATGCTGCACACGATCGCCTCGGAGCCCAGCGGTTCGACGACGGTCGGCGCCCTCGCGAGCGCGCTCGGCATCTCCCAGTCGACCGCGTCGCACCACGTACGCCGGCTCGCCGATGTCGGATTCGTGCTCGTCGACAAGCACGGTACGACGACGGTCGTGTCGGTCAACACCGCCTGCTGCACGGGGCTGCCCCATGCCGCCGACGTCGTGATGGGCTCGGTGCAGCGGTTGCCGTGCTGCCCGGACGAGGTGCCGGGCGTAGGCGTGCGGGCACTCGCGGAGCGCGACTGGACGGACGTACGCCGGATCTACGCGGAAGGCATCGAGACCGGGCAGGCGACCTTCGAGACCGACGTGCCGGCGACGGCAGCGTTGGATCGCAAATGGCTCGACGGGCACCGTTGGGTCGCCGAGGTCGACGGCCAGGTCGCCGGGTGGGCCGCAGTCGCGCCGGTTTCGCAACGCAAGTGCTACGCCGGTGTCGGCGAGTCGTCGGTCTACGTCGGCGACGGTTGGCGTGGTCGCGGCGTCGGCAAGGCCCTGGTCCGCAAGCAGGTCATGGCGGCCGACTCCGACGGACTCTGGACGCTGCAGACGTCGATCTTCCCGGAGAACCGGGCGAGCGTCGGCCTGCACCACTCGGCGGGCTTTCGAACCGTCGGCGTACGCGAGCGGATCGCCGAGCTGAACGGCGAGTGGCGCGACACCGTGTTCATGGAGCGCCGGTCAGGTCACTGAGCAGTGCCGCACGGCAAGGCGATCGAGTCGTATCAATGGGTGGCGCGCCCGATG harbors:
- a CDS encoding MurR/RpiR family transcriptional regulator; amino-acid sequence: MARLPDWARERLEGGRVGPGAARVIEILELQPQLASYASTAEIAERAGVNIATVVRTAQALGFSGWSELRQEIRSRYLASLSAVQVLSEHQAPGASRTRDAVRQDLANLEALANTIDQQQISTIAQVIADADRTVVIGSGSFISPGLQLSHGGQTMGLDVRFGRGGGTTLFNEVSLLGQGDVVVAFSFWWLAKEVLEAARVAADAGATVILLTDRRSTRFSELADHALIVPSEGAGTFPSMTGAMTVINCVLAEIAEYAEPRVREAIVRAEAVWRANDLFD
- a CDS encoding sodium:solute symporter family protein, coding for MQTVHISILIAYLAVMVAVGAWFSRRRHVSSGDDFMFAGRSLPKPVLIGTLLATWVGSGTIIGGANFAYTYGPLASIFFLAGTPMGILALYYVSRKVRSASRYTVPELLEARFGLAARMIAAGITLLAYTGIVAYQFTGGGYIISMITSLSTGEGTLLVAALVTFLAIGGGLFSVAWTDFLSALVIVFGLVVAIPLVIGDDVGGFGAYWNDLPETSTTWSGGLSGLELLGYFLPLFLLILADQNMYQRLTAAQDEGTARSSTAGFFFSSFLVTVPVALLGSAAVILMPNINPDTAILSLASEHYLPAVIGGLVLAGALAFIVTTGSSFLLSGASNVVYDGFARFSKTELPDASRLRIHRVTVLAIAATAYVLGKFFPSVLELQLYSYTVYGVALAPPVLAVLLWKRATRAGALTCMILGTVVTITWEELDQPLDVNSVLISLPVALVSLVGVSLLTKPSDPLEASVEDSAPGARS
- a CDS encoding HAD family hydrolase, giving the protein MNLADYDALSFDCYGTLIDWEAGMGAVLDAWARDVEVELDRESLLTAYADHEARTLRESPAMLYPTALATSMRALGSELGAPVSDTWAARFGASVPDWPAFPDSHDALVRLGERFSLIILSNVDRAGFEGSRRRLDVIFDHVITAQDVGSYKPSPRNFDALEQLRVREGIGEGRLLHVAQSLFHDHVPVKRIGLSSVWINRRHDRPGWGATPDPDAEAHPDWEFPSMAAFVDAVDEAAANK
- the upp gene encoding uracil phosphoribosyltransferase — its product is MRIHVADHPLISHKLTALRDINTDSPTFRRLTEELVTLLAYEATRDVRTEPVRVETPVSPADGVRLSSPKPLVVPILRAGLGMLEGMQRLLPTAEVGFLGMIRNEETLEASTYAERLPDDLAGRQCYLLDPMLATGGTLSAAIDFLVERGANDITAVCLLAAPEGIARVETDLGGINVPVTLVTAALDDKLNEVGYIVPGLGDAGDRLYGVVD
- a CDS encoding tRNA adenosine deaminase-associated protein; this translates as MADDSVDFAVVAYREEGIWQLATLPRAVGEDIDDLITALRPWPGDAGVLGLVSVDEDFFVLVRVAGDDVRVFLSDVTAVTEWPLASSIAEYLDLPDPDDDEEPQPAGDSDVVQEFGMTAVDLAVLCDDDELYPDEMLSDVAERLGFGAQLASIVEAAKA
- the tadA gene encoding tRNA adenosine(34) deaminase TadA; the encoded protein is MSGAAWADPMRAALDEAAAARASADVPVGAVVVDAAGDVIGRGRNTRERDHDPFGHAEMVALRDAAAAAHTWRMDDFTLVVTLEPCTMCAGALVSARVGRLVFGAFDPKAGAVGSLWDVVRDRRLNHRPEVISGVLADESGDLLRDFFAQRRTD
- the dinB gene encoding DNA polymerase IV → MSEDAILHADLDAFYASVEQRDDPALRGRPVIVGGGVVLAASYEAKARGVQTAMGGRQALRLCPDAIVVGPRMSAYVEASRAVFDVFENTSPLVEGLSIDEAFLDVGGLRRLRGSPEHIAHNLRRDVRREVGLPISVGVAGTKFLAKVASAVSKPDGLLVVPSGGELDFLYPLPIERLWGVGRVTSARLRSRGVRTVADLAALDEDVLARLVGRGAGRHLHAVSHNRDPRQVEVGHRRGSVGAQHSLGRSEPTADDLDAVLLALVDRVCRRLRKGERTARTVTLRLRFDDYTRATRSHTMPAPTDRTDVVVAAARSLLHLARHIIECSGITLLGVAVSGLANGPPQLELPLERVPPRELDGAVDAVRRRFGTSALNRAVQLGRRDPLEVPLLPD
- a CDS encoding MFS transporter; the protein is MSDTESATHTGALEPGALRRVVAVLCVTQITGFGVLYYAFPVLATEIASDTGWSTIAVTAAFSAGQVTSGVVGIVVGRHIDRFGPRAIMTAGSVLAVPAVLVIAWSPTYAAFVIGWIIAGMAMSAVLYPPAFAALTHWGGSRRVQALTALTLVAGLASTVFAPLTAFTTSHLEWRTTYVVLIVGFAAVTIPAHWYGLRRPWRREQTGDTQPRGGRSRIGATVRSPTFIILAVAMSMTAFSVYAVVINLVPLFIEHGYSAGQGAIALGLGGIGQVCGRLGYARFAAVTSYTVRGAIIIGVVAASTGTLAAVSGPLAALVAASVAVGVGRGTYTLVQATAISDRWGTANFGSLNGILTAPMLIASAIAPFAGAALAELTGSQARSFVVLAAVAAVAAGLFLATTPRSPSPEAAAPRADRADPAGPHD
- a CDS encoding NAD(P)-binding domain-containing protein produces the protein MSDLPVAVIGAGPTGLAAAAHLRTRGRAAVVLEAGPSAGTAVRDWAHVRLFSPWRELIDPSAAALLDASGWQTPDGDRYPTGGDWVDGYLQPLADALDPVVHYGARVTGVARSGRDRLVDSGRDGASFVVHVNGRDGEERIEASAVLDASGTWSRPNPLGGDGLPALGESAARVTYRVPDLRDPSTRDRYAGKHIAVAGTGASAMTALVALGELADEAPGTRVSWLVRRGSATNAFGGGDNDQLVERGALGRRAQQAVNAGHVRTSTGFRARALVPHGEQVDIESFDGQRVERVDEIVAVTGMRPDLSYLSEIRLDLDPVLHSPKALAPLIDPNIHSCGTVYPHGAKELAQPDAGFYLVGMKSYGRAPSFLAMTGYEQVRSVVAEIAGDHEAAERVELTLPDTGVCGGAGLFDEDESAASGGCCGTATDEVLTIGGTIRG
- a CDS encoding helix-turn-helix domain-containing GNAT family N-acetyltransferase, with the protein product MTTSQTTAMSVDDARTYADWFACIGDPTRVRMLHTIASEPSGSTTVGALASALGISQSTASHHVRRLADVGFVLVDKHGTTTVVSVNTACCTGLPHAADVVMGSVQRLPCCPDEVPGVGVRALAERDWTDVRRIYAEGIETGQATFETDVPATAALDRKWLDGHRWVAEVDGQVAGWAAVAPVSQRKCYAGVGESSVYVGDGWRGRGVGKALVRKQVMAADSDGLWTLQTSIFPENRASVGLHHSAGFRTVGVRERIAELNGEWRDTVFMERRSGH